The Centroberyx gerrardi isolate f3 chromosome 12, fCenGer3.hap1.cur.20231027, whole genome shotgun sequence genome has a window encoding:
- the inpp5b gene encoding type II inositol 1,4,5-trisphosphate 5-phosphatase isoform X1 — protein sequence MESLNDLADAVVTRKNVKNCQDVCKSPSQVPKFEWVKKYHKVSRGQGAVKQALAPLGATLTKLNQHRKTEKSSRTDKKGSVEEEKSSNSEEKSRAQSSPESQGKVSREGRDDLVRSSSHTLSNKAQILAMPQFGLRDNLIRCELLKNEDLYTYLEYFRFFLGTYNVNGQTPKESLRPWLSCTPSPPDMYCVGFQELDLSKEAFFFNDTPKEHEWMKAVSEGLHPDAKYALVKLVRLVGIMLLFYVKKEHAEFISEVEAESVGTGIMGRMGNKGAVAIRFQFHNSDICVVNSHLAAHIEEYERRNQDYKDICGRLQFRHLDPTQPPLTIMKHNVVLWLGDLNYRISDLEVDDVKDLITKKEFETLHNYDQLKRQIDEEAVFVGFVEGEIDFQPTYKYDTGSDQWDTSEKCRAPAWCDRILWRGKNVKQQHYQSHMALKTSDHKPVSSMLEIGIKRVNDEVYKKTFEEIVRTIDKMENECIPSVTLSKREFHFKDVKFMQHQAETLSLHNDGQVPCQFEFIQKPNEPTYCKPWLTANPPKGFIAQGGRVDIDLEVFVNRSTAPELNSGQQQIEDILVLHLERGKDYFISVSGNYLSSCYGTSIHTLCQLREPIQDMPQETIHELTEMSGDESAAVTEKPLDIPKEIWMMVDHLFRNAIKQEDLFQQPGLRSEFAEIRDCLDTGMPDSLPGSNHSVAEALLLFLDALPEPVVPYSLYQQCLQCCSNASQCEKVISMLPQCHKNVFNYLAAFLRELLKNSASNRLDVNILATIFAALLLRSPAKQDLAEKRKTQEFFQHFLVQDIS from the exons AGAAATCATCGAGGACCGACAAAAAGGGATcggtagaggaggagaaaagttcTAACAGTGAAGAGAAGTCCAGAGCACAATCCAGCCCAGAGAG TCAGGGCAAAGTGAGTCGCGAGGGCCGGGATGACCTGGTGCGCTCCTCCAGCCACACCCTGTCCAACAAAGCTCAGATACTGGCCATGCCACAGTTCGGTCTGCGTGACAACCTCATCAGGTGTGAGCTGCTGAAGAATGAGGACCTATACACCTACCTGGAGTACTTCAG GTTTTTCCTTGGCACTTACAATGTGAATGGCCAAACACCAAAGGAAAGCCTCCGTCCTTGGCTGAGCTGCACTCCCAGCCCTCCTGACATGTACTGCGTGGG TTTCCAGGAGCTTGACCTCAGCAAGGAGGCCTTCTTCTTCAACGACACCCCCAAAGAGCATGAATGGATGAAGGCTGTGTCCGAGGGCCTGCATCCAGATGCCAAGTATGCCTTA GTGAAGTTGGTGCGTCTGGTGGGCATCATGCTGCTGTTCTATGTGAAGAAGGAACACGCCGAGTTCATCTCTGAAGTGGAGGCTGAGAGCGTGGGCACCGGCATCATGGGGAGAATG GGAAACAAGGGTGCCGTGGCAATCCGTTTTCAGTTTCACAACTCCGACATCTGCGTGGTCAACTCCCACCTAGCTGCCCACATCGAAGAGTACGAGAGACGTAACCAAGACTATAAGGACATTTGCGGCCGTCTCCAGTTTCGCCACCTGGACCCCACTCAGCCCCCGCTCACTATCATGAAGCACAA TGTGGTCCTGTGGCTTGGGGACCTCAACTACAGGATCAGCGACCTTGAGGTTGACGATGTGAAGGATCTAATCACAAAGAAGGAATTTGAAACCTTGCACAATTATGACCAG CTTAAGAGGCAGATCGATGAGGAGGCCGTGTTTGTTGGCTTTGTGGAGGGAGAGATCGATTTCCAGCCCACCTACAAATATGACACCGGTTCTGACCAGTGGGATACAAG TGAAAAATGCCGTGCGCCAGCATGGTGCGACCGGATCCTGTGGAGAGGGAAGAACGTCAAGCAGCAGCATTACCAGAGTCACATGGCCTTGAAGACCAGTGACCACAAGCCAGTCAGTTCCATGCTTGAGATTGGG ATCAAGAGAGTGAATGATGAGGTGTACAAGAAGACTTTTGAAGAGATTGTACGCACCATAGACAAGATGGAGAACGAGTGTATTCCATCCGTAACCTTGTCCAAGCGAGAG TTCCACTTTAAGGATGTGAAGTTCATGCAGCACCAGGCGGAGACGTTGAGCCTCCATAACGATGGGCAGGTCCCGTGCCAGTTTGAGTTTATCCAGAAGCCAAATGAGCCCACCTACTGCAAGCCCTGGCTCACTGCCAACCCCCCCAAAGGCTTCATCGCTCAAG GAGGTCGTGTGGACATTGACCTGGAGGTGTTTGTCAACCGCTCGACAGCACCTGAGCTAAACTCCGGCCAGCAGCAGATCGAGGACATCCTGGTGCTCCACCTGGAGCGGGGCAAGGACTACTTCATCTCCGTGTCAGGAAACTACCTGTCCAGCTGCTATGGCACCTCCATCCATACGTTGTGCCAGTTAAGGGAACCCATCCAGGACATGCCCCAGGAGACCATCCATGAACTG ACTGAGATGTCAGGAGATGAGAGTGCAGCAGTCACTGAAAAGCCTCTAGACATTCCTAAAGAAATCTGGATGATGGTGGATCACTTGTTCCGTAATGCCATCAAACAG GAAGACCTTTTTCAGCAACCAGGGCTGCGGAGTGAATTTGCAGAAATAAGGGATTGCCTTGACACAGGCATGCCAGATTCTCTCC CTGGCAGTAACCACTCAGTGGCAGAGgccctgctcctcttcctcgaTGCCCTCCCAGAGCCTGTGGTACCCTACTCCCTCTACCAGCAGTGCCTACAATGCTGCTCCAATGCCAGTCAGTGTGAGAAG GTAATTTCCATGCTACCTCAGTGCCATAAAAATGTGTTCAACTATTTAGCTGCCTTTCTCCGCGAGCTGTTGAAAAATTCTGCAAGCAATCGACTGGATGTCAACATTTTGG CCACCATTTTTGCTGCCTTGCTTCTGAGGTCACCTGCAAAGCAGGATCTTGCAGAAAAGAGGAAGACCCAGGAGTTCTTTCAGCACTTCCTGGTCCAAGACATCTCCTAG
- the inpp5b gene encoding type II inositol 1,4,5-trisphosphate 5-phosphatase isoform X2: MSRVIRDSEKSSRTDKKGSVEEEKSSNSEEKSRAQSSPESQGKVSREGRDDLVRSSSHTLSNKAQILAMPQFGLRDNLIRCELLKNEDLYTYLEYFRFFLGTYNVNGQTPKESLRPWLSCTPSPPDMYCVGFQELDLSKEAFFFNDTPKEHEWMKAVSEGLHPDAKYALVKLVRLVGIMLLFYVKKEHAEFISEVEAESVGTGIMGRMGNKGAVAIRFQFHNSDICVVNSHLAAHIEEYERRNQDYKDICGRLQFRHLDPTQPPLTIMKHNVVLWLGDLNYRISDLEVDDVKDLITKKEFETLHNYDQLKRQIDEEAVFVGFVEGEIDFQPTYKYDTGSDQWDTSEKCRAPAWCDRILWRGKNVKQQHYQSHMALKTSDHKPVSSMLEIGIKRVNDEVYKKTFEEIVRTIDKMENECIPSVTLSKREFHFKDVKFMQHQAETLSLHNDGQVPCQFEFIQKPNEPTYCKPWLTANPPKGFIAQGGRVDIDLEVFVNRSTAPELNSGQQQIEDILVLHLERGKDYFISVSGNYLSSCYGTSIHTLCQLREPIQDMPQETIHELTEMSGDESAAVTEKPLDIPKEIWMMVDHLFRNAIKQEDLFQQPGLRSEFAEIRDCLDTGMPDSLPGSNHSVAEALLLFLDALPEPVVPYSLYQQCLQCCSNASQCEKVISMLPQCHKNVFNYLAAFLRELLKNSASNRLDVNILATIFAALLLRSPAKQDLAEKRKTQEFFQHFLVQDIS, encoded by the exons AGAAATCATCGAGGACCGACAAAAAGGGATcggtagaggaggagaaaagttcTAACAGTGAAGAGAAGTCCAGAGCACAATCCAGCCCAGAGAG TCAGGGCAAAGTGAGTCGCGAGGGCCGGGATGACCTGGTGCGCTCCTCCAGCCACACCCTGTCCAACAAAGCTCAGATACTGGCCATGCCACAGTTCGGTCTGCGTGACAACCTCATCAGGTGTGAGCTGCTGAAGAATGAGGACCTATACACCTACCTGGAGTACTTCAG GTTTTTCCTTGGCACTTACAATGTGAATGGCCAAACACCAAAGGAAAGCCTCCGTCCTTGGCTGAGCTGCACTCCCAGCCCTCCTGACATGTACTGCGTGGG TTTCCAGGAGCTTGACCTCAGCAAGGAGGCCTTCTTCTTCAACGACACCCCCAAAGAGCATGAATGGATGAAGGCTGTGTCCGAGGGCCTGCATCCAGATGCCAAGTATGCCTTA GTGAAGTTGGTGCGTCTGGTGGGCATCATGCTGCTGTTCTATGTGAAGAAGGAACACGCCGAGTTCATCTCTGAAGTGGAGGCTGAGAGCGTGGGCACCGGCATCATGGGGAGAATG GGAAACAAGGGTGCCGTGGCAATCCGTTTTCAGTTTCACAACTCCGACATCTGCGTGGTCAACTCCCACCTAGCTGCCCACATCGAAGAGTACGAGAGACGTAACCAAGACTATAAGGACATTTGCGGCCGTCTCCAGTTTCGCCACCTGGACCCCACTCAGCCCCCGCTCACTATCATGAAGCACAA TGTGGTCCTGTGGCTTGGGGACCTCAACTACAGGATCAGCGACCTTGAGGTTGACGATGTGAAGGATCTAATCACAAAGAAGGAATTTGAAACCTTGCACAATTATGACCAG CTTAAGAGGCAGATCGATGAGGAGGCCGTGTTTGTTGGCTTTGTGGAGGGAGAGATCGATTTCCAGCCCACCTACAAATATGACACCGGTTCTGACCAGTGGGATACAAG TGAAAAATGCCGTGCGCCAGCATGGTGCGACCGGATCCTGTGGAGAGGGAAGAACGTCAAGCAGCAGCATTACCAGAGTCACATGGCCTTGAAGACCAGTGACCACAAGCCAGTCAGTTCCATGCTTGAGATTGGG ATCAAGAGAGTGAATGATGAGGTGTACAAGAAGACTTTTGAAGAGATTGTACGCACCATAGACAAGATGGAGAACGAGTGTATTCCATCCGTAACCTTGTCCAAGCGAGAG TTCCACTTTAAGGATGTGAAGTTCATGCAGCACCAGGCGGAGACGTTGAGCCTCCATAACGATGGGCAGGTCCCGTGCCAGTTTGAGTTTATCCAGAAGCCAAATGAGCCCACCTACTGCAAGCCCTGGCTCACTGCCAACCCCCCCAAAGGCTTCATCGCTCAAG GAGGTCGTGTGGACATTGACCTGGAGGTGTTTGTCAACCGCTCGACAGCACCTGAGCTAAACTCCGGCCAGCAGCAGATCGAGGACATCCTGGTGCTCCACCTGGAGCGGGGCAAGGACTACTTCATCTCCGTGTCAGGAAACTACCTGTCCAGCTGCTATGGCACCTCCATCCATACGTTGTGCCAGTTAAGGGAACCCATCCAGGACATGCCCCAGGAGACCATCCATGAACTG ACTGAGATGTCAGGAGATGAGAGTGCAGCAGTCACTGAAAAGCCTCTAGACATTCCTAAAGAAATCTGGATGATGGTGGATCACTTGTTCCGTAATGCCATCAAACAG GAAGACCTTTTTCAGCAACCAGGGCTGCGGAGTGAATTTGCAGAAATAAGGGATTGCCTTGACACAGGCATGCCAGATTCTCTCC CTGGCAGTAACCACTCAGTGGCAGAGgccctgctcctcttcctcgaTGCCCTCCCAGAGCCTGTGGTACCCTACTCCCTCTACCAGCAGTGCCTACAATGCTGCTCCAATGCCAGTCAGTGTGAGAAG GTAATTTCCATGCTACCTCAGTGCCATAAAAATGTGTTCAACTATTTAGCTGCCTTTCTCCGCGAGCTGTTGAAAAATTCTGCAAGCAATCGACTGGATGTCAACATTTTGG CCACCATTTTTGCTGCCTTGCTTCTGAGGTCACCTGCAAAGCAGGATCTTGCAGAAAAGAGGAAGACCCAGGAGTTCTTTCAGCACTTCCTGGTCCAAGACATCTCCTAG